From Ignavibacteria bacterium, one genomic window encodes:
- a CDS encoding peptidylprolyl isomerase, whose amino-acid sequence MGAITKIRQISPYFLGSVAVLFIAFMVIQDSSCTTISSSRKSPENVEVATINGDRITLAEYERRVRDVVEAQRQQNPNQEIDDETIRQQVFDEMVNEVLRKQEAAKLGVVVTPQQIIDVMVINPPEQLQFFKDSTGRFDKRLYQELVTNPDRMGEMLAAQKAPQEEIDRQVQQWKKTLFDIEDGLRSQMLQQALASAVGASASIPSLSAAELQYKIDNSSADVQFVALSTDRVPDNAVTVSDDEIKAYYEKNKEYYLQKRSRKIKYLVFPQLPSLKDTQQAAKRSQRLAETFAALPDLAQKDSAFTAEMSTFNGVTTDYTSLSQVDPMAATVLASLNKGEVFGPLNTAAGITYFRLDDRREGVNPVVRASHILIPFGTNKDSAKAEITKLLARAKKGEDFAELARLNSKDPGSAQQGGDLNFFGKGRMVPEFENAAFGAAVGETVGPIETQFGFHIIKVTDKQSTELKYSQIVIKPTLSSATKQQTMAKAQKAADEISNGRPIDSVASSLKVPVQESPLFTNESPVLSSRELTTWAFDSEKGDVIRKDVKYYGTVVAQVSDAREVGVKPLEDMKDKIKSILVQRKKLDMLKGQAEQLAASFGADSSQGMVTQMGVKDNGTLTGFGGEYMATAKIFQTAPGSTTGAVRGERAWFVIKVLNRADANMQQFAADRNAVMANMSNKVRNQAFYVWFQKVKDNSEIEDLRNKRND is encoded by the coding sequence ATGGGTGCCATTACCAAGATCCGCCAGATCAGCCCGTATTTCCTCGGCTCTGTAGCCGTGCTCTTCATCGCCTTCATGGTGATCCAAGATTCGAGCTGTACAACGATTTCCAGTTCCCGTAAATCACCGGAGAACGTGGAAGTAGCAACTATTAACGGTGACCGCATCACGTTGGCTGAATACGAGCGTCGCGTCCGCGATGTCGTAGAAGCCCAACGTCAGCAGAACCCGAACCAAGAGATCGACGACGAAACGATCCGCCAGCAGGTGTTCGACGAGATGGTGAACGAAGTCCTGCGCAAGCAGGAAGCGGCCAAGCTCGGTGTTGTGGTAACCCCACAACAGATCATCGATGTTATGGTGATCAACCCGCCGGAGCAGCTCCAGTTCTTCAAGGACTCAACGGGACGGTTCGACAAGCGTCTGTACCAAGAGCTTGTGACCAACCCCGACCGTATGGGCGAGATGCTTGCGGCCCAAAAGGCACCGCAGGAAGAGATCGACCGTCAGGTGCAGCAGTGGAAGAAGACGCTCTTCGACATCGAAGACGGACTCCGCTCACAGATGCTCCAGCAGGCACTGGCTTCGGCTGTAGGTGCTTCGGCAAGCATCCCTTCCCTGTCCGCAGCTGAGCTTCAGTACAAGATCGACAACAGCTCTGCCGACGTGCAGTTTGTTGCCCTGAGCACAGACCGCGTGCCTGATAACGCCGTTACCGTGAGTGACGACGAGATCAAGGCCTACTACGAGAAGAACAAGGAGTATTACTTGCAGAAGCGCTCGCGCAAGATCAAGTACCTCGTCTTCCCGCAGCTTCCATCGCTCAAGGACACTCAACAAGCCGCTAAGCGCTCACAGCGTCTTGCCGAAACGTTTGCTGCACTTCCAGATCTTGCACAGAAGGATAGCGCCTTCACTGCTGAGATGTCCACCTTCAATGGCGTCACAACAGACTACACCTCATTGAGTCAAGTAGACCCGATGGCAGCTACCGTCCTTGCCTCGCTCAACAAGGGCGAAGTGTTCGGCCCGCTCAACACCGCCGCCGGCATCACCTACTTCCGTCTCGATGACCGTCGCGAAGGTGTGAACCCTGTGGTTCGTGCCTCGCACATCCTCATCCCGTTCGGCACAAACAAGGACTCCGCCAAGGCAGAGATCACCAAGCTTCTTGCACGCGCAAAGAAGGGTGAGGACTTCGCAGAACTCGCACGTTTGAACTCCAAGGATCCGGGATCTGCTCAACAGGGCGGTGATCTGAACTTCTTTGGTAAGGGGCGTATGGTCCCTGAGTTTGAGAATGCAGCCTTTGGAGCAGCCGTTGGTGAGACCGTTGGACCGATCGAAACACAGTTCGGATTCCATATCATCAAGGTCACGGACAAGCAATCAACAGAACTCAAATATTCGCAGATCGTGATCAAGCCAACACTCTCTTCGGCAACGAAGCAGCAGACCATGGCCAAGGCACAGAAGGCTGCCGATGAGATCTCCAATGGTCGTCCGATCGATTCCGTTGCCTCGAGCCTGAAGGTACCGGTGCAGGAATCGCCCCTTTTCACGAACGAATCCCCAGTACTCTCCTCACGCGAACTCACAACATGGGCCTTTGACAGCGAAAAGGGTGATGTGATCCGCAAGGATGTGAAGTACTACGGCACCGTTGTGGCTCAAGTCTCTGATGCCCGCGAGGTTGGTGTGAAGCCACTCGAGGATATGAAGGACAAGATCAAGAGCATCCTTGTGCAGCGCAAGAAGCTCGACATGCTTAAGGGTCAGGCAGAGCAGCTCGCAGCATCATTCGGTGCCGACTCCTCACAAGGCATGGTCACGCAAATGGGCGTCAAGGACAACGGAACCCTCACCGGTTTCGGTGGTGAGTACATGGCCACGGCCAAGATCTTCCAAACAGCTCCGGGGTCAACAACGGGTGCTGTACGTGGCGAGCGTGCATGGTTTGTGATCAAGGTTCTCAACCGTGCTGATGCCAACATGCAGCAGTTTGCAGCAGACCGTAACGCTGTGATGGCCAACATGTCGAACAAGGTTCGCAATCAAGCCTTCTACGTTTGGTTCCAAAAGGTGAAGGACAATTCAGAGATCGAAGACCTGCGCAACAAGCGCAACGACTGA